From Harpia harpyja isolate bHarHar1 chromosome 21, bHarHar1 primary haplotype, whole genome shotgun sequence, one genomic window encodes:
- the AMDHD2 gene encoding N-acetylglucosamine-6-phosphate deacetylase gives MPSNKSVSDAPIVQFTNCRILRSHQLQREDLWVREGKILNPEKLFFDEKGSADVQLDCKDSIITPGFIDVQINGGFGVDFSLATDDVKSGIDLVSQKILSHGVTSFCPTLVTSPPSVYHQVLPQISIRNGGAHGAGILGAHLEGPFISKEKKGAHPEHCLRTFEAGAFQDLLATYGSLECVRIVTLAPEMKRSSEVIQELTKRGICVSLGHSVANLSQAEEAVQHGATFITHLFNAMLPFHHRDPGIVGLLTSDKIPAGRRVFYGMISDGIHTNPAALRIAHRAHPKGLVLVTDAIAGMGLAPGRHTLGQQVVEIDGLNTYIAGTKTLSGSVATMDTCVRHFQEATGCSVETALEAASLHPAQLLGIEHKKGTLNYDSDADFLMLNDSLYVQATYIAGEEVWRQDALGM, from the exons GGAGGACCTGTGGGTGCGAGAGGGGAAGATCCTCAACCCGGAGAAACTCTTCTTTGATGAGAAGGGCTCTGCTGACGTCCAGCTGGACTGCAAGGACAGCATCATCACCCCGGGCTTCATCGACGTCCAGATCAATG GAGGCTTTGGGGTGGACTTTTCCCTGGCTACAGATGACGTCAAATCAGGGATTGACCTGGTCAGTCAGAAAATCCTGTCCCATGGAGTGACCTCCTTCTGTCCCACCCTGGTGACCTCTCCTCCATCTGTGTACCACCAG GTTCTCCCTCAGATCAGTATAAGAAATGgtggagcccatggagcaggtatCCTGG GGGCCCATCTGGAAGGACCGTTCATcagcaaggagaagaaaggggCGCACCCGGAGCACTGCCTCCGCACCTTCGAGGCAGGTGCTTTCCAGGACCTTCTTGCCACCTACGGGTCCCTGGAGTGTGTCCGGATAGTCACCCTGGCCCCAGAGATGAAGAGGAGCAGTGAGGTGATCCAGGAACTCACCAAGCGGGGCATCTGTGTCTCGCTCG GTCACTCAGTGGCTAATCTCTCCCAGGCTGAGGAGGCTGTGCAGCATGGTGCTACCTTCATCACTCACCTCTTCAATGCCATGTTGCCG TTCCACCATCGTGACCCTGGGATCGTGGGGCTGCTGACAAGTGACAAGATTCCTGCTGGGCGGAGGGTCTTTTACGGCATGATCTCTGATGGCATCCACACCAACCCTGCTGCCCTGCGAATCGCCCACCGAGCCCACCCCAAAG GCCTGGTGCTGGTGACAGATGCAATTgctggcatggggctggcacCAGGTCGGCACACGCTGGGTCAGCAGGTGGTGGAGATCGATGGGCTGAACACCTACATTGCAG GCACAAAGACCCTGAGCGGTAGTGTGGCGACCATGGACACGTGTGTGCGACACTTCCAAGAAGCCACAG GGTGCTCGGTAGAGACCGCATTGGAGGCAGCGTCTCTGCAtcctgcccagctcctggggatTGAACACAAAAAGGGGACACTAAATTACGACTCCGATGCAG ATTTCCTGATGCTGAATGACAGTCTGTATGTGCAAGCCACATACATTGCAGGGGAGGAAGTCTGGAGACAGGATGCGTTAGGCATGTGA